GAATGAACATGTCAGCTACTGCAACAGTGTGGCTGAACCgatgtgttttaatagttttcagacaacaatggagcttaaattacttataatataataaaaacatagaacATGTGTCTTTTAAAGCAGCATAATTCAGCCTGTGAGATAGCGAGTGATGAAACCCAGACGAAGCCCTGCATCATCTCACAGCTAACCAccacttccttcctctcctcctcttcctcccccccccccccacctcctcctcccatcaggGCTCAGTATTGATCAGCGTGGCCACGAGGGCGGGAGAGGGATCTCCTTTGTTTCAATAGAACTGTGATCTCTGAACCCTGACCCCTCCTGCACCGCTCAACACCCCTCCTCCCACCCTCCACCATCCATCTCATTTGCACACCATATCCCATTGCTGCTATGGCAACggcgacctctgacctctctccGGCACCTACATCTGTTATCAATTAAACGGAGAGGACTCTTTCCCCTTCTGAATACTATACATTTATGTTTGGGAGAAAAGAGGAAACATGTGAATGCAATCAGACCTATATAGAGGGTATTTAAGGACAGGAAGCTGGGGGATTATTTTTATCACTGCAAACCGTGATTAATGAAGTTCAGCTTAATAAAATGCTATCACATTAATAACCTTGTTGGATCTTAATGGCCTACAACCTGCAAATCAAACTCCTATATTCTTTAACTGCACATTTGGAACCAGTAAGAATAGAAAGTAGGAACATCTGAATGCAAATCCAGCAGGTATTTAAATTTGGGAAGATGTGGGATTGATTTCATTACTATGGTTAATATGGTCAAATTTACAAGATGCTACCAAATTAAAAGCCTCGCTGAATCTCGATTGTCCAAACAAGCTTCAAAGACAAACAGAGCGACTGCAAATAAATGACAGCTTCCTCCACTAGTGTTCAATCACAGGTTAATTCATAGTTTTATACTTTGAAGTAATGAAGCTACACTGTGGTCAGCTCAGAAGCCAAAAGATGGAGCGTTGGGGGTTGAAGAAGCCTGAAGAGATCAAACCATCTATTGATTTAactcagcctgctgctgctgctgctgcacaaagAGACGACATTTACTTCTGTTTGAGAAAGATATTTTTAAGCCCAAAGCGTAACTTTCATCAATACAATGATAAACTGACATCACTTGTAAAACTGATATGAACGCTGCAAAAATATCCCTCtcagcaggtcattgttgtctGTATTTTTAGACCTTaaagtcttaaaggtcccatattgtaaaaagtgagattttcatgtcttttatgttataaagcaggtttaagtgatataaatactgtgaaaagtatcaaaacgctcaatccacagataaatacacacagcccatattcagaaactgtgcatttgaaacaagccgtcaggatttctgtacatttgtgatgtcacaaatctacaatatttagacaatttcacagttttaaacgtaaacattctaaatgtgtcccaatttatttcctgttgcagtgtatgtgaatgacatcagctgacaggaagtaaacatggacccaagctgtttcctagcaacacaattccgttgccatttcGTTGAAATACGCTAAAACTGAGTGTTTCTCATAGAGGGtgtatacaggtatattcagacagatagtatgagaaaaataatgtgttctttgaacattaaagcatataaacatgttctagtagaaacacaaaatacaagtatgaacctaaagatgagcatgatatgtcccctttaaaatcttTTTCAAACTAATAGAATAATCTGCCACTGCACAAAGAATATGTGGACTTGTTTCTGATACaaatcaactttttttctgattctAAGATCACAAATTGTAATattgacatttctgtttgaGTGTGTAtcgaaaacaaacattttcatcaATGAGCTGTAGAGGTGACGGTTCCAGGCAAGCAtgtttctcaaaatgttgaacttgCAAAAAATGAGCATGTGAATGTCCTCAGTCTGGACTCACCTGTCACCCTTGGAGCGTCGTTTCTGGCCGCTCTTCGGTCTTCTCTCGCTGCCCAGGCACGGCGCTCCGTTGGGCCCGGTAACCCGCACCGACTCCAGCCCTTTAGAGGATCTCTTAAAGGTGAACTCAACGGCTTCGCCTTCTCTGAGGCTGCGGAAGCCCTCCATGTGCAGTTTGCTCTGGaaatgagagagagcgagggtcAGAGAGTTAACAATCTATTGAGCACGATGGACCAATCAGGGAACTATGGGGAACATAACTGGTGATAACTGAGTGCTTCTGAGAACTCATGAAGCTTCCATGTTTTCCCAGGTTAAAATGACCGGTCAACCAGTAATGTgtttgtccaatcaggtgctcAAGTTAAAGGAACAGGGAAATAAGCGTAATTGGTTTCTCAAAgagtctggctctgtccaaacgTAACAAAAGCAGCTCTAAAGCACATTATGTTTCCTGcatttaatctgtacaaacaccagaaatgtaaaaacgacaagttgtggttttattggGGGCTTTGTGTAGGACTATttctacagagaattatcacctgaatctgcagctcccatcagctttacggagctttatagagagcttcagctcattgtttagctgtcgggctgcaactttactgttctgTTTCAGTCTCACGGCATAGCATCTTTATCagccacagcaggcagctgttttcattgAGGAAGCTCTagaaacccactgtacactacctgctcaaaagcaaacagcagacagacccagttagagactagctggtgaacatagtggagcatatagcagctaaagagacaaatatttccCCCCAAgtgctggtggagaccaaacacagagctaaaagagagttaATATTGGAcataaacacgactccaaatgaatgatcaTGTTGCTCTGCAACTGCTGGATGTATAAATAAGCAGCTGTTTGCTTAcaagttcaccatatcaacttaaaaggtgatgaaATGTCAGCGTCAGTTAACTGTTATTTTGGCAgtttctgaaaaaataaatacagttgtttagGGGAGAAAGGTGCTAGATGTCTAAGCTTAAAATCAATTCCATTTGTGGTCCTTACAAGACAAAGGTGCAGCTCACTTAAAAATTGGCCGCACACTTTTGAGTACAATTTTACTGAATTTACTTTCAAACACCCCTCCTCCCCTTGCACGTCTCCAACCAAACCTCCACAGCATTCCCCAACCCCACCCTGCTCCCTCAGCACCACCACCTTCATGCAGCCACAGACTCTCCAAAAAAGAGTCCATCTGGTCAAGTCTCCAGATGACCACTGCTACTACTGGAGGATGCTGGGAAATGAcacaagggaggaggagagtgcATTCCTGGGATAGCTACCAGAATGTATGTATCCTGAGGAGAGTAAATCACCCAACAGTGAGCTACACTATTGATCTTTCACTGAGTAGCTTTACAATTGTCGTGGTAAATAAAAAGAAGGATCTACCACACAGTGAACACGCCAAACACCAGCTGTACTTAAGGTATATGTATATAACttactatccctttaaactccAATGCTATCACTATGAATAGTCTCTAAGTAAATACAGTTTTAATGTGAACAGCACATCCTTTGTTGTCTCAGTATGGTCTACTGCTACAGTATGTTGCTGTATTGCTATAGCTTTGAGATTATTTCCCATTTTGACTCCACCTTGGTGAAAAGTAGGATGGTGGCAGAGATATCTCAAAACATCAGAGCAGAAGAAAACAGAAGCAAATAGAGaaaacacaattaaatgaaaaaaacattttctagcATACCACCCATCCACCAAACAATAAGAGTATAATAAAGTCCATCTAGGTTCAGCCTGGCTGCAGACACAAGCCAACCAGCAACGAGCCTTAATGGTTATTTGTTGCTTCGTACACATTAAAGCTGCTGCTGGCTGAGCTGGAGGAAATATAGAAAGTAATCCTGCTGACCAGTATGACCAGTATGACCACAGGATCTGTCGATTGCACTTTACTGGGAATAACAGTCAGACAATTTCACCTTAATGAATGTCCTTTTGTTACtctcgaccaaagcacactatAGTAGGCAAAGCTGAGGTCAGCTCAGAGAACACGATTTAAAACGACAGAagaaattgtgattttttttaaccttttaaaaacatgtcattgtttgcatgatcctgtttaaatctgtttaaaatatataaaaaaaacatatagcTAAAGCACTCATTCATTTCGCAGTGGAAAGCTAAGGTTCTGTCTTTCGCGTCATCAAGTTGTATGCTCGTGATGACGTCATTATGTTACATGCGGAACGTAACGAAACTATCAAGTGCTCCTTTGCACCCGATCTGCTCATAAAAATGAGCACATctcaaaaactacaaaaatgttCATAGTTCATATAACTTATGGagtgttaagaaatatttttttcatgtttctacatttagaaatattttgaatcaatatgttttgtgtgtttacagtatttagtaatatttcatgaaaaaaaagtcagatttttgtattttttttaacgccattaaagcatcccctgctttatggtttatttgactctaaatgggaccataatgtactaaatgaacattatgctgtattgaagaagacttgaaactagcgattgagaccataaactcatgtttacaatgtttactgaggtgataaatcaagtgagaagtaggctcacaAGTAGGCtcgcaagtttaagacacttccctTTACAGACCCGGAGTTGCCCGCTGGTTCCAATAAGTCTCTGCATACCAGAACCTTCAAACCTGCTGCATTTCAAATGAGCAGGTGTGCAGAATTAGCTAACTGACTGGTCATACATACACAAGATATTGAAAATTGATCACAAACTACCAATCTGCCTTAATGTGAGGTTATTTGTTCAAATTTGGCTCCTCTGCACTGCCTCTACTACAATGTCCCATCAGACCAAACCTCTGCACACCAAATAGACATTTCACTGAAGCCTAAAACAAGCATGAGCAGGGCTCtgatcccctctctctctctctttcatcagATGATCTACAGCAGCACTGTGCCGGGTAACCTGAGAACAGGTCTCTCTACCAACAGGCTCCACACGGGAGGTGGGACTGGGTGGGCTCCCTGATgctttaatgactttataacAGGAAGCAGGGCTGGATGGGGAGAGGAATGAGCCTTGTTATCTCTGCTTTAGCCTCTAACCCCTGTTAAATAGAAATGGAGGAGCTTGACACCTTTGAGGTTCCACCGCAAACATCCGTCTTGGTGGTGAGGTGAGTGGGGGGAGTTACAGCACTGACTTTAACGATGTGTTAATCTTCAggtaattttacacaaaaacacatcaggtgTCTTACATTCTTCTTACCAGCTGTTTTTGTGGGATAATGCCTGACTTTACTCCAGAGAGAAGTCCATTTCTCTCAACCATCATGTCTATAAACTGAAGCAGAGTTtcctaaaaaaacatctttacaTTTAAGAAGCAAAATCTGTTGGTTTTCATAAATAAACTGGGTTTTACACATGCTGAATATGTGATTGCTTTTACTTTGGAGGAGAAAGATTTCGTTCTACTTTTGAACAAGCTCTTACATTGTACTGAGGCGTATTGCTCCCACgcctgaaaaagaaaaacagatcgTTATCACGTATACTTGTAATGTGAAAAGTTTCTTataaaaagatgttttcacgTTATTCCGACATACAAACAGGGCAATGCTGCACCCTGACACGAAGCGATCAGGGTTTATTTAGCAACAATGACTccctagctgtacattatcctgtttatgacacggctacttacttaagaaatcaataagttCACACGAAAACGGTcagccagagtctgacatcaaaactgcgtccatagcaactaTCGGTTaagttatacatagcaacggtccgacataaagaaacaacaGGTCAGGATTTctatccatttgtgatgtcacaaatatacaatatttagaccattacacggttttaaacgtaaacattctaaatgtgtccgagtttatttcctgttgcagtgtatgtaaataacatcagctgacaggaagtaaacatggacccaaactgatgcctagcaacgcaaatctgttgcaattccattgaaatgcactaaaacgaagcgtttcagacataGGGTGAATACAGATGTATTCAGGTAGACAgtttgaggaaaataatgtgttttttgaacattacagcatgtaaacatgttttagtagaaacacaaaatacaagtatgaacctgaaaatgagcacgatatgggacctttaacatggaCACCAATTAAAAGCTTTCCTGATTATTCTCTGGAGAATCGGATGAATACATCAGGAAGGTGTGTTATAACCAATATGTGACAAGCAGCAGGTATAGCATCTCACCTGGTGGACGAACACGTctagcagctcctccagagcagTTCCGTCCCTGCTGCTCATGGACAGGAAGCCGAAGCCCATCCTCATGTTGAACCACTTGCAGACGCCGCTGCCCCGGGAcagaccctcctcctcctcttcctcagtctGCGCaccgcctgctgctgctgctgcggctgctgctgctgctgcacatcacacagaaacacacaaacacagtgatgATGGTCACAATAAAGAGTGAGATGAATGGCTGGTTGTCTATATGGTTGAAACGGCAGCAAAGTGAAGCGCAGAAGGGCCGCGTGCGTCTGACGTTTTGCGTAATGAcccggaaaaaaaacaataaagtaaCAGCCCGGGCTGTAATGatatactgttatatatatatatatatatatataaaaaatgtcatatgttCAATAATGTTCATATTCATAATCAGTTAATCTGCATATATTTACCTGGTCATCAatttttttgtcaattaaatgtcgg
This Sebastes fasciatus isolate fSebFas1 chromosome 17, fSebFas1.pri, whole genome shotgun sequence DNA region includes the following protein-coding sequences:
- the LOC141754910 gene encoding protein lin-28 homolog A-like, with translation MAEAAAAAAAAAAGGAQTEEEEEEGLSRGSGVCKWFNMRMGFGFLSMSSRDGTALEELLDVFVHQSKLHMEGFRSLREGEAVEFTFKRSSKGLESVRVTGPNGAPCLGSERRPKSGQKRRSKGDRCYNCGGPGHHAKECQLPPQPKKCHFCQSVSHMVASCPVKAQQQQQQQQQRSSPASSQRDEEEERSQAALSENSE